In Burkholderia sp. NRF60-BP8, a single window of DNA contains:
- the uvrA gene encoding excinuclease ABC subunit UvrA: MEQIRIRGARTHNLKNVNLDLPRHKLVVITGLSGSGKSSLAFDTLYAEGQRRYVESLSAYARQFLQLMEKPDVDLIEGLSPAISIEQKATSHNPRSTVGTVTEIHDYLRLLYARVGTPYCPDHDIPLEAQSVSQMVDAALALPEETKLMILAPVVANRKGEHAELFEEMQAQGFVRFRVRSGGGAANEGVAKIYEVESLPKLKKNDKHTIDVVVDRLKVRPDMKQRLAESFETALRLADGRAIALEMDTDREHLFSSKFACPVCSYSLQELEPRLFSFNNPMGACPECDGLGQITFFDPKRVVAHPSLSLAAGAVKGWDRRNQFYFQMLQSLAAFYEFDIDAAFEDLPEKIRKVLLFGSGKQTIPFSYINERGRTTIREHVFEGIIPNLERRYRETDSVAVREELSKYQNNQPCPSCDGTRLRREARHVRIGTGDHARGIYEISGWPLRDALGYFDGLTLEGAKREIADKVIKEIVARLTFLNNVGLDYLSLERSAETLSGGEAQRIRLASQIGSGLTGVMYVLDEPSIGLHQRDNDRLIATLKHLRDLGNSVIVVEHDEDMIRTADYVVDMGPGAGEHGGIVVAEGTPKQVQSNPQSLTGQYLLGKRVIEYPDERLAPDPERMLRIVDAHGNNLKHVDLELPVGLLTCITGVSGSGKSTLINDTLYHAVARHLYGSAAEPAPHEAIEGLEHFDKVINVDQSPIGRTPRSNPATYTGLFTPIRELFSGVPTAKERGYDPGRFSFNVKGGRCESCQGDGVLKVEMHFLPDVYVPCDVCHGKRYNRETLEVQYKGKNISEVLDMTVEHAYEFFSAVPVIARKLKTLLDVGLGYIRLGQSATTLSGGEAQRVKLSLELSKRDTGRTLYILDEPTTGLHFHDIALLLEVIHRLRDQGNTVVIIEHNLDVIKTADWVIDLGPEGGAGGGQIIAQGTPEQVAKTKASFTGKYLAPLLKRPTRKVAAG, from the coding sequence ATGGAACAGATCCGCATCCGTGGGGCGCGCACCCACAACCTGAAAAACGTCAATCTCGACCTGCCGCGCCACAAGCTGGTCGTGATTACCGGGTTGTCCGGATCGGGCAAGTCGTCGCTCGCGTTCGACACCCTTTATGCCGAAGGCCAGCGCCGCTACGTGGAAAGCCTGTCCGCATACGCCCGCCAGTTCCTGCAACTGATGGAGAAGCCCGACGTCGACCTGATCGAGGGGCTGTCGCCGGCGATCTCGATCGAGCAGAAGGCAACGTCCCACAATCCGCGTTCGACCGTCGGCACGGTCACCGAAATCCACGATTACCTGCGACTTTTGTACGCACGTGTCGGCACGCCGTACTGCCCCGACCACGACATCCCGCTCGAGGCGCAGAGCGTGTCGCAGATGGTCGACGCGGCGCTCGCGCTGCCCGAGGAAACCAAGCTGATGATCCTCGCGCCGGTCGTCGCGAACCGCAAGGGCGAGCACGCGGAGCTGTTCGAGGAGATGCAGGCGCAGGGCTTCGTGCGCTTTCGCGTGCGCTCGGGCGGCGGCGCCGCGAACGAAGGCGTCGCGAAGATCTACGAGGTCGAGTCGCTGCCAAAGCTGAAGAAGAACGACAAGCACACGATCGACGTCGTCGTCGATCGCCTGAAGGTGCGCCCGGACATGAAGCAGCGGCTCGCCGAATCGTTCGAGACGGCGCTGCGCCTCGCCGACGGCCGCGCGATCGCGCTCGAGATGGATACCGACCGCGAGCACCTGTTCAGCTCGAAGTTCGCGTGCCCGGTCTGCTCGTACTCGCTGCAGGAGCTCGAGCCGCGCCTGTTCTCGTTCAACAACCCGATGGGCGCGTGCCCGGAATGCGACGGCCTCGGTCAGATCACGTTCTTCGACCCGAAGCGGGTCGTCGCGCACCCGTCGCTGTCGCTCGCCGCCGGCGCCGTGAAGGGCTGGGACCGCCGCAACCAGTTCTACTTCCAGATGCTGCAGAGCCTCGCGGCCTTCTACGAATTCGACATCGACGCCGCGTTCGAGGATCTGCCCGAAAAGATCCGGAAGGTGCTGCTGTTCGGTTCGGGCAAGCAGACGATCCCGTTCTCGTACATCAACGAGCGCGGCCGCACGACGATCCGCGAGCACGTGTTCGAGGGGATCATCCCGAATCTCGAGCGTCGCTACCGCGAGACCGATTCGGTCGCGGTGCGCGAAGAGCTGTCGAAATACCAGAACAACCAGCCGTGCCCGTCGTGCGACGGCACGCGCCTGCGCCGCGAGGCGCGCCACGTGCGGATCGGCACCGGCGACCACGCGCGCGGCATCTATGAAATCAGCGGCTGGCCGCTGCGCGACGCGCTCGGCTATTTCGACGGGCTGACGCTCGAAGGCGCGAAGCGCGAGATCGCCGACAAGGTGATCAAGGAAATCGTCGCGCGCCTGACGTTCCTGAACAACGTCGGCCTCGATTACCTGTCGCTCGAGCGCAGCGCCGAAACGCTGTCGGGCGGCGAGGCGCAGCGGATCCGGCTCGCGTCGCAGATCGGCTCGGGCCTCACGGGCGTGATGTACGTGCTCGACGAGCCGTCGATCGGGCTGCATCAACGCGACAACGACCGCCTGATCGCGACGCTCAAGCATCTGCGCGACCTCGGCAACTCGGTGATCGTCGTCGAGCACGACGAGGACATGATCCGCACGGCCGACTACGTCGTCGACATGGGCCCCGGCGCGGGCGAGCACGGCGGCATCGTGGTCGCCGAAGGCACACCGAAGCAGGTGCAGTCGAACCCCCAATCGCTGACCGGCCAGTACCTGCTCGGCAAGCGCGTCATCGAGTACCCGGACGAGCGGCTCGCGCCCGATCCGGAACGGATGCTGCGCATCGTCGACGCGCACGGCAACAACCTGAAGCACGTCGATCTCGAACTGCCGGTCGGGCTGCTGACCTGCATCACCGGCGTGTCGGGCTCCGGCAAGTCGACGCTGATCAACGACACGCTGTATCACGCGGTCGCGCGCCACCTGTACGGTTCGGCTGCCGAGCCGGCGCCGCACGAGGCAATCGAGGGCCTCGAGCACTTCGACAAGGTGATCAACGTCGACCAGTCGCCGATCGGCCGCACGCCGCGCTCGAACCCGGCCACGTACACGGGCCTGTTCACGCCGATCCGCGAGCTGTTCTCGGGCGTGCCGACCGCGAAGGAGCGCGGCTACGATCCGGGCCGCTTCTCGTTCAACGTGAAAGGCGGCCGCTGCGAATCGTGCCAGGGCGACGGCGTGCTGAAGGTCGAGATGCACTTCCTGCCGGACGTCTACGTGCCGTGCGACGTGTGCCACGGCAAGCGCTACAACCGCGAAACGCTCGAAGTGCAATACAAGGGCAAGAACATCAGCGAAGTGCTCGACATGACGGTCGAGCACGCGTACGAGTTCTTCAGCGCGGTGCCGGTCATCGCGCGCAAGCTGAAGACGCTGCTCGACGTCGGCCTCGGCTACATCCGCCTCGGCCAGTCGGCCACGACGCTGTCGGGCGGCGAGGCGCAGCGCGTGAAGCTGTCGCTGGAGCTCTCCAAGCGCGACACCGGCCGCACGCTGTACATCCTCGACGAGCCGACCACCGGCCTGCACTTCCACGACATCGCGCTGCTGCTGGAAGTGATCCACCGGCTGCGCGACCAGGGCAACACGGTCGTGATCATCGAGCACAACCTCGACGTGATCAAGACGGCCGACTGGGTGATCGACCTCGGCCCCGAAGGCGGCGCCGGCGGCGGCCAGATCATCGCGCAGGGCACGCCCGAGCAGGTCGCGAAGACGAAGGCGAGCTTCACCGGCAAGTACCTCGCGCCGCTGCTCAAGCGCCCGACCCGCAAAGTCGCGGCAGGCTGA
- a CDS encoding AI-2E family transporter: protein MEKQQESRDTQNREPHLRSVRLTSDLSLPKLSALEIGSYLFALAMMWLVLELRLLGGMLAGLLVYQLIHTIAPVIERHTTSMRARWVAVVLLSIAIVGGLTGLTIGIIEHFEHTVPNLQSLLDQLMQIVEQTRARTPAWIANLLPVDVEQMKTKAAVLMHSHMDQLQQSGKSVARGFGHVLFGMIIGAMIAIGVEQGKVRRPLSTALVTRVSRFADAFRRIVFAQIKISAINAAFTGIYLLVALPIFHQRLPLSKTLVLVTFIVGLLPVIGNLISNTLIVAVSLSVSMGTAIASLAFLVIIHKLEYFLNAKIIGGQIESRAWELLLAMLIMEAAFGLPGVIAAPIFYAYLKRELHLLRLI, encoded by the coding sequence ATGGAGAAGCAACAAGAGTCGCGCGACACGCAGAACCGCGAGCCGCACCTGCGCAGTGTGCGGCTGACGAGCGACTTGAGCCTGCCGAAGCTGTCGGCGCTCGAGATCGGCAGCTACCTCTTCGCGCTCGCCATGATGTGGCTCGTCCTCGAGCTGCGGCTGCTCGGCGGGATGCTGGCCGGCCTGCTCGTCTATCAGCTGATCCACACGATCGCGCCCGTGATCGAGCGCCATACCACCAGCATGCGCGCGCGCTGGGTCGCCGTCGTGCTGCTGTCGATCGCGATCGTCGGCGGGCTCACCGGCCTGACGATCGGCATCATCGAGCATTTCGAGCACACGGTGCCGAACCTGCAGAGCCTGCTCGACCAGTTGATGCAGATCGTCGAACAGACGCGCGCACGCACGCCGGCGTGGATCGCGAACCTGCTGCCCGTCGACGTCGAACAGATGAAGACGAAGGCGGCCGTGCTGATGCATTCGCACATGGACCAGCTCCAGCAAAGCGGCAAGAGCGTGGCGCGCGGCTTCGGCCACGTGCTGTTCGGGATGATCATCGGCGCGATGATCGCGATCGGCGTCGAGCAGGGCAAGGTGCGCCGGCCGCTGTCGACCGCGCTCGTCACGCGCGTGTCGCGCTTCGCCGATGCGTTCCGCCGCATCGTGTTCGCGCAGATCAAGATCTCCGCGATCAACGCGGCCTTCACCGGCATCTACCTGCTCGTCGCGCTGCCGATCTTCCACCAGCGGCTGCCGCTGTCGAAAACGCTCGTGCTGGTCACGTTCATCGTCGGCCTGCTGCCGGTGATCGGCAACCTGATCTCGAACACGCTGATCGTCGCGGTGTCGCTGTCGGTCAGCATGGGCACCGCGATCGCGTCGCTCGCGTTCCTCGTGATCATCCACAAGCTCGAATATTTCCTGAACGCGAAGATCATCGGCGGCCAGATCGAGTCGCGCGCGTGGGAGCTGCTGCTCGCGATGCTGATCATGGAAGCCGCGTTCGGGCTGCCGGGCGTGATCGCCGCGCCGATCTTCTACGCGTACCTGAAACGCGAGCTGCACCTGCTGCGGCTGATCTGA
- the purU gene encoding formyltetrahydrofolate deformylase produces MPTDHSFILKLSCPDRHGIVHAVSGFLFERSNNILDSAQFGDSRTGEFFMRVHFEQDGGGVDAASALDTLRKEFAPLAEQFSMRWELHDAAVKPRVVIMVSKIGHCLNDLLFRYRTGQLPIEIPAIVSNHKEFYQLAASYNIPFHHFPLVGGSSDAAKAAQEARVLEVIDEHQADLVVLARYMQILSPNMCEQLAGRAINIHHSFLPSFKGAKPYYQAFDRGVKLIGATAHYVTTDLDEGPIIEQEVERVDHSMTPDQLTAIGRDVECVTLARAVKWHVEHRIVLNGTKTVVFR; encoded by the coding sequence ATGCCGACCGATCACAGCTTTATCTTGAAACTGTCGTGCCCCGACCGGCACGGCATCGTCCATGCGGTCTCGGGCTTCCTGTTCGAGCGCAGCAACAACATCCTCGATTCCGCGCAGTTCGGCGACAGCCGCACCGGCGAGTTCTTCATGCGCGTGCACTTCGAGCAGGACGGCGGCGGCGTGGATGCCGCGTCGGCGCTCGACACGCTTCGCAAGGAATTCGCGCCGCTCGCCGAACAGTTCTCGATGCGCTGGGAGCTGCACGATGCGGCCGTGAAGCCGCGCGTCGTGATCATGGTGTCGAAGATCGGCCACTGCCTGAACGACCTGCTGTTCCGCTATCGCACCGGCCAGTTGCCGATCGAGATTCCGGCGATCGTGTCGAATCACAAGGAGTTCTACCAGCTCGCCGCGAGCTACAACATTCCGTTCCATCACTTCCCGCTGGTCGGCGGTTCGTCCGATGCCGCGAAGGCGGCGCAGGAAGCGCGCGTGCTGGAAGTGATCGACGAGCATCAGGCCGATCTCGTCGTGCTCGCGCGCTACATGCAGATCCTGTCGCCGAACATGTGCGAGCAGCTCGCCGGGCGCGCGATCAACATCCACCATTCGTTCCTGCCGAGCTTCAAGGGCGCGAAGCCTTACTACCAAGCGTTCGACCGCGGCGTGAAGCTGATCGGCGCGACCGCGCACTACGTGACGACCGATCTCGACGAAGGCCCGATCATCGAGCAGGAAGTCGAGCGCGTCGACCACAGCATGACGCCCGACCAACTGACCGCGATCGGCCGCGACGTCGAGTGCGTGACGCTCGCGCGCGCGGTGAAGTGGCATGTCGAGCACCGGATCGTGCTGAACGGGACGAAGACGGTCGTGTTCCGCTGA
- a CDS encoding NUDIX hydrolase: protein MTFPCIAAARRFDPAAHLRFEIAGQAVGWVRRQDVARLARWPDVFELTGERVVLSARYDSVDARSMALAGAIGALAAEGAIPGWRDEIYAIRNRFDDPPLAYIERAASRFFGTQTYAVHLNGIVEYAVAPGSPAAPKMWLGRRSATKATDPGMLDNVVAGGIGWGLGVHETLIKECWEEAGMPAELAARAIAGRAVQVLCSLPEGTQSELIFVYDLPLPRDFAPHNQDGEVAEHLLAGVPEVIAWLREGRATMDASLAMLDTLLRHRWLAAADAAGIDALFTAAA, encoded by the coding sequence ATGACGTTTCCGTGCATCGCGGCCGCGCGCCGCTTCGATCCGGCCGCGCACCTGCGTTTCGAGATCGCCGGCCAGGCGGTCGGCTGGGTGCGCCGCCAGGACGTCGCCAGGCTCGCGCGCTGGCCCGACGTGTTCGAGCTGACCGGCGAGCGGGTCGTGCTGTCGGCGCGCTACGATTCGGTCGACGCGCGCAGCATGGCGCTGGCCGGCGCGATCGGCGCGCTCGCCGCCGAAGGCGCGATTCCCGGCTGGCGCGACGAGATCTACGCGATCCGCAATCGCTTCGACGATCCGCCGCTCGCCTACATCGAGCGCGCCGCGTCGCGCTTCTTCGGCACGCAGACCTATGCGGTGCACCTGAACGGCATCGTAGAATATGCGGTTGCACCGGGGTCGCCCGCTGCACCGAAAATGTGGCTCGGCCGCCGCAGCGCGACCAAGGCCACCGACCCCGGCATGCTCGACAACGTCGTCGCGGGCGGCATCGGCTGGGGCCTGGGCGTTCACGAGACGCTCATCAAGGAGTGCTGGGAAGAGGCTGGCATGCCGGCGGAACTCGCGGCACGCGCGATTGCGGGCCGGGCAGTGCAGGTGTTGTGCTCGCTGCCGGAAGGCACGCAATCCGAACTGATCTTCGTGTACGACCTGCCGCTGCCGCGCGACTTCGCGCCGCACAACCAGGACGGCGAAGTGGCCGAGCATCTGCTGGCCGGCGTGCCCGAAGTGATTGCCTGGCTGCGCGAAGGCCGCGCGACGATGGACGCGAGCCTCGCGATGCTCGACACGTTGCTGCGCCATCGCTGGCTGGCGGCGGCCGACGCCGCGGGCATCGACGCGCTGTTCACGGCGGCCGCATAG
- a CDS encoding LysE family translocator, with translation MPNFMLFLATSIAITFAPGPDNLQVLARGISQGRAAGFVAALGFTAGILFHTTLAALGVAAVLRSSPVAFQILKLAGAAYLVWIGIKALRSQGLANAHARPPQPLGAIFRQSVIGNLMNPKVTLFFVVFLPQFVDPHGAQGVTLQMFELGALFMLQTAAVFSLFGVGAGMIGAWLKRRPQVGVWLDRIAGATFIAIGIRVALKD, from the coding sequence ATGCCCAACTTCATGCTGTTTCTCGCCACGTCGATCGCGATCACGTTCGCGCCGGGGCCCGACAACCTGCAGGTGCTCGCACGCGGCATCTCGCAGGGCCGCGCGGCCGGCTTCGTCGCCGCGCTCGGCTTCACGGCGGGGATCCTGTTCCACACGACGCTCGCGGCGCTCGGCGTCGCGGCCGTGCTGCGTTCGTCGCCGGTCGCGTTCCAGATCCTGAAGCTCGCGGGCGCCGCGTACCTCGTGTGGATCGGCATCAAGGCGCTGCGCAGCCAGGGCCTCGCGAACGCGCATGCGCGCCCGCCGCAGCCGCTCGGCGCGATTTTCCGGCAGAGCGTGATCGGCAACCTGATGAACCCGAAGGTCACGCTGTTCTTCGTCGTGTTCCTGCCGCAGTTCGTCGATCCGCACGGCGCGCAGGGCGTGACGCTGCAGATGTTCGAGCTCGGCGCGCTGTTCATGCTGCAGACGGCCGCGGTCTTCTCGCTGTTCGGCGTCGGCGCGGGCATGATCGGCGCGTGGCTGAAGCGTCGCCCGCAGGTCGGTGTGTGGCTCGACCGGATCGCCGGCGCGACGTTCATCGCGATCGGCATTCGCGTCGCGCTGAAGGATTGA
- a CDS encoding adenine phosphoribosyltransferase translates to MPHSSSGAPLDPVAFIHSQIRTVPDWPQPGVQFRDITTLLQSPKALRILVDLFVERYVDAKLDYVAGLDARGFIIAPIVAYELSVGFVPIRKVGKLPYKTRSESYDLEYGSATVEIHEDACRPGDRVIIMDDLIATGGTMMAGRNLLQRLGAVVVEGAAIIDLPDLGGSALLRNAGLPVYTVTEFPGH, encoded by the coding sequence ATGCCGCATTCGTCGTCGGGCGCACCGCTCGATCCGGTCGCCTTCATTCACAGCCAGATCCGCACGGTGCCCGACTGGCCGCAGCCGGGCGTGCAGTTCCGCGACATCACGACGCTGCTGCAGAGCCCGAAGGCGCTGCGCATCCTCGTCGACCTGTTCGTCGAACGCTATGTCGATGCGAAGCTCGATTACGTCGCGGGCCTCGATGCGCGCGGCTTCATCATCGCGCCGATCGTCGCGTACGAGCTGAGCGTCGGCTTCGTGCCGATCCGCAAGGTCGGCAAGCTGCCGTACAAGACCCGTTCGGAATCGTACGACCTCGAATACGGCAGCGCGACGGTCGAGATCCACGAAGATGCGTGCCGCCCCGGCGACCGCGTGATCATCATGGACGACCTGATCGCGACCGGCGGCACGATGATGGCGGGGCGCAACCTGCTGCAGCGGCTCGGCGCGGTGGTCGTCGAAGGCGCGGCGATCATCGACCTGCCGGATCTCGGCGGCTCGGCGCTGCTGCGCAATGCCGGCCTGCCCGTCTATACCGTTACCGAATTCCCCGGCCACTGA
- a CDS encoding monovalent cation:proton antiporter family protein, whose protein sequence is MISPLEMTLLLLLASVVGVVVFRSLNLPPMLGYLTVGILVGPHAFGVAADLERAEHLAEFGVVFLMFSIGLEFSLAKLRAMQRLVFGLGLLQVVATLVLALVLGVLFERWVHITWQGSIALGGALAMSSTAIVSKMLAERLEIETEHGRNIFGVLLFQDLAVVPLLIVIAAFGAESSKDLAITLGFAALKIVIALTLLLVIGQRFMTRWLNVVARRRSQELFVLNLLLVTLGAAFVTDRFGLSLALGAFIAGMLISETPFRHQVEEDIKPFRDVLLGLFFVTTGMLLDPRVIWEHPLIVLGFFVGQILFKATMIAGLARLFGATPGVAMRTGIGLAQAGEFGFVLLNLILDRHLVDSTLLQAILASMLLSMLAAPFLIQNADRIVMRLSSTEWMQQSLQMTRIATQSLKQRGHVIICGYGRAGQNLARMLEQEGISYVALDLDPDRVSAAATAGESVVFGDAARRESLLAAGIHRAAAVAITYANTPSALRVLHHVHELEPTLPAIVRTVDDADLEKLLAAGATEVIPEIVEGSLMLASHTLVLVGVPMRKVVRRVEEMRDERYSLLRGYFRGADDADDDDHEQVRLQSVPVDARADAVGRSLEELGLYALGLEVTAIRRHGIRGVEPDPQTKLRASDIVVLRGLPEALALAEERLSRHRRDPPAAAA, encoded by the coding sequence GTGATTTCCCCGCTCGAAATGACCCTGCTGCTGCTGCTGGCCTCGGTGGTGGGCGTCGTCGTATTCCGCTCGCTGAACCTGCCGCCGATGCTCGGCTACCTGACCGTCGGCATCCTGGTCGGCCCGCACGCGTTCGGCGTCGCGGCGGATCTCGAACGGGCCGAGCACCTCGCGGAGTTCGGCGTGGTGTTCCTGATGTTTTCGATCGGCCTCGAATTCTCGCTCGCGAAGCTGAGGGCGATGCAGCGGCTCGTGTTCGGGCTCGGCCTGCTGCAGGTCGTCGCGACCCTCGTGCTCGCGCTCGTGCTCGGCGTGCTGTTCGAGCGCTGGGTGCACATCACGTGGCAGGGCAGCATCGCGCTCGGCGGCGCGCTCGCGATGTCGTCGACGGCGATCGTGTCGAAGATGCTCGCCGAGCGGCTCGAGATCGAGACGGAGCACGGCCGCAACATCTTCGGCGTGCTGCTGTTCCAGGATCTCGCGGTCGTGCCGCTGCTGATCGTGATCGCCGCGTTCGGCGCCGAATCGTCGAAGGACCTCGCGATCACGCTCGGCTTCGCGGCGCTGAAGATCGTGATCGCGCTCACGCTGCTGCTGGTCATCGGCCAGCGTTTCATGACGCGCTGGCTCAACGTCGTCGCGCGGCGCCGCTCGCAGGAGCTGTTCGTGCTGAACCTGCTGCTCGTCACGCTCGGCGCCGCGTTCGTCACCGACCGCTTCGGCCTGTCGCTCGCGCTCGGCGCGTTCATCGCGGGGATGCTCATTTCCGAGACGCCGTTCCGCCATCAGGTGGAGGAGGACATCAAGCCGTTCCGCGACGTGCTGCTCGGCCTGTTCTTCGTGACGACGGGGATGCTGCTCGACCCGCGCGTGATCTGGGAGCATCCGTTGATCGTGCTCGGCTTTTTCGTCGGGCAGATCCTGTTCAAGGCGACGATGATCGCGGGGCTCGCACGGCTGTTCGGCGCGACGCCGGGCGTTGCGATGCGCACGGGGATCGGCCTCGCGCAGGCCGGCGAATTCGGCTTCGTGCTGCTGAACCTGATCCTCGACCGGCATCTCGTCGATTCGACGCTGCTGCAGGCGATCCTCGCGTCGATGCTGCTGTCGATGCTCGCCGCGCCGTTCCTGATCCAGAACGCCGACCGCATCGTGATGCGGCTGTCGTCGACGGAGTGGATGCAGCAATCGCTGCAGATGACGCGGATCGCGACGCAAAGCCTCAAGCAGCGCGGCCACGTGATCATCTGCGGCTATGGCCGCGCGGGCCAGAACCTGGCGCGCATGCTCGAGCAGGAAGGCATTTCGTACGTCGCGCTCGACCTCGATCCCGATCGCGTGAGCGCGGCCGCGACGGCCGGCGAATCGGTCGTGTTCGGCGACGCGGCGCGCCGCGAGTCGCTGCTCGCGGCCGGTATCCACCGTGCGGCGGCCGTCGCGATCACCTACGCGAACACGCCGTCCGCGCTGCGGGTGCTGCACCACGTGCACGAGCTCGAGCCGACGCTGCCGGCGATCGTGCGCACCGTCGACGATGCCGATCTGGAGAAGCTGCTCGCGGCCGGCGCGACCGAGGTGATTCCGGAGATCGTCGAAGGCAGCCTGATGCTCGCGTCGCATACGCTGGTGCTGGTCGGCGTGCCGATGCGCAAGGTCGTGCGGCGCGTCGAGGAGATGCGCGACGAGCGCTACAGCCTGCTGCGCGGCTATTTCCGCGGCGCGGACGACGCGGACGACGACGATCACGAGCAGGTGCGGCTACAATCGGTGCCGGTCGACGCGCGCGCGGACGCGGTCGGGCGTTCGCTGGAAGAACTCGGGCTGTACGCACTCGGGCTGGAAGTCACGGCGATCCGCCGGCACGGCATCCGCGGCGTCGAACCCGATCCGCAGACCAAGCTGCGCGCGAGCGACATCGTGGTGCTGCGCGGGTTGCCCGAGGCGCTCGCGCTCGCGGAGGAGCGGTTGTCGCGCCATCGGCGCGATCCGCCGGCCGCGGCTGCGTGA
- the kdsD gene encoding arabinose 5-phosphate isomerase KdsD, which yields MIAKINDDRALALARDVLDIEADAVRALRDQLDGGFVQAVALLLGCRGRVVVSGIGKSGHIARKIAATLASTGTPAFFVHPAEASHGDLGMVTSDDVFIGISYSGESEELVAILPLVKRIGAKLIAITGRAGSSLGTLADVNLNAAVSKEACPLNLAPTASTTAALALGDALAVAVLDARGFGSEDFARSHPGGALGRRLLTYVRDVMRSGDDVPSVGLNATLSDALFQITAKRLGMTAVVDADGKVVGIFTDGDLRRVLARDGDFRTLPITEVMTRDPRTIAPDHLAVEAVELMERHRINQMLVVDADGALIGALNMHDLFSKKVI from the coding sequence ATGATAGCGAAAATCAATGATGATCGGGCGCTCGCGCTCGCCCGCGACGTGCTCGACATCGAGGCGGACGCCGTGCGCGCGCTGCGCGACCAGCTCGACGGCGGCTTCGTCCAGGCCGTTGCGCTGCTGCTCGGCTGCCGCGGCCGCGTCGTGGTCTCCGGGATCGGCAAATCGGGGCACATCGCCCGCAAGATCGCGGCCACGCTGGCCAGCACCGGTACGCCGGCCTTCTTCGTCCACCCTGCCGAGGCCAGCCACGGCGACCTCGGGATGGTCACCTCCGACGACGTCTTCATCGGCATCTCCTATTCCGGCGAATCGGAAGAACTCGTCGCGATCCTGCCGCTCGTGAAGCGGATCGGCGCGAAGCTGATCGCGATCACGGGCCGCGCGGGGTCGAGCCTCGGCACGCTCGCCGACGTGAACCTGAACGCCGCGGTGTCGAAGGAAGCGTGCCCGCTGAACCTCGCGCCCACCGCGAGCACGACCGCCGCGCTCGCGCTCGGCGATGCGCTCGCCGTCGCCGTGCTCGATGCGCGCGGCTTCGGCTCGGAAGATTTCGCGCGCTCGCATCCGGGCGGCGCGCTCGGCCGGCGCCTGCTCACCTACGTGCGCGACGTGATGCGCTCGGGCGACGACGTCCCCTCCGTCGGGCTGAACGCGACGCTGTCGGACGCGCTGTTCCAGATCACCGCGAAGCGCCTCGGCATGACGGCCGTGGTCGACGCCGACGGCAAGGTCGTCGGCATCTTCACGGACGGCGACCTGCGCCGCGTGCTCGCGCGCGACGGCGACTTCCGCACGCTGCCGATCACCGAAGTCATGACGCGCGACCCGCGCACGATCGCGCCGGATCACCTGGCGGTCGAGGCCGTGGAACTGATGGAGCGCCACCGGATCAACCAGATGCTGGTCGTCGATGCCGACGGCGCGCTGATCGGCGCGCTGAACATGCACGACCTGTTTTCGAAGAAGGTGATCTGA
- a CDS encoding KdsC family phosphatase has product MSAALTAAERASRVKLMIFDVDGVLTDGGLLFTATGDAMKSFNSLDGHGVKLLGEAGIATAIITGRRSDIVASRAKEMKIAHLFQGVENKLAVFADLIASLGLTADACGYMGDDWPDLPVMLRCGFATAPANAHPEVIARAHWVAEARGGHGAVREVCDAILRAQRRYDALLAAACGA; this is encoded by the coding sequence ATGAGCGCAGCGCTGACTGCGGCCGAACGCGCGAGCCGCGTGAAGCTGATGATTTTCGACGTCGACGGCGTACTGACCGACGGCGGCCTGTTGTTTACAGCGACCGGCGACGCGATGAAGTCGTTCAATTCGCTCGACGGCCACGGCGTGAAGCTGCTCGGCGAAGCCGGCATCGCGACCGCGATCATCACGGGCCGCCGCTCGGACATCGTCGCGTCGCGCGCGAAGGAAATGAAGATCGCGCACCTGTTCCAGGGCGTCGAGAACAAGCTCGCCGTGTTCGCCGACCTGATCGCGTCGCTCGGCCTGACGGCCGACGCATGCGGCTACATGGGCGACGACTGGCCCGATCTGCCGGTCATGCTGCGCTGCGGCTTCGCCACGGCCCCCGCGAACGCGCACCCCGAGGTGATCGCCCGTGCGCACTGGGTCGCCGAAGCCCGCGGCGGCCACGGCGCCGTGCGCGAGGTCTGCGATGCGATCCTGCGCGCACAGCGCCGCTACGACGCGCTGCTCGCCGCCGCCTGCGGAGCCTGA